A single genomic interval of Apteryx mantelli isolate bAptMan1 chromosome 19, bAptMan1.hap1, whole genome shotgun sequence harbors:
- the GSG1L2 gene encoding germ cell-specific gene 1-like protein 2: MRKVAKPFCAGQSKGEHCIGFNNRDVNNSNTVQYIWETGDDKFIDRKFHAGIWYSCEEIVSGEGEKCRSFISLTPPADRGVLWLSIIAELLYIILLLAGAILMSIEVCYYTAAIDGLKINAFSAVVTVLAGLLGMVAHMMYTTVFQMTVNLGPEDWRPHTWDYGWSYCLAWGSFACCMAAAVTTINKYTKTTLEFKHKRKKLERSLKIKYKFPDPAAPEKACNVYVNSFHKTTEDPAHPIKGLHHLANISIL, from the exons ATGAGAAAAGTTGCCAAACCTTTCTGTGCAGGACAAAGCAAAGGGGAACACTGCATCGGCTTTAATAACCGTGATGTCAACAACAGCAATACTGTGCAATATATCTGGGAGACAGGAGATGACAAGTTCATTGACCGAAAGTTTCATGCTGGGATCTGGTATTCCTGCGAGGAAATTGTAAGTGGGGAAG GTGAGAAATGTAGAAGTTTCATCAGTCTGACTCCACCTGCTGATCGAg GGGTTTTATGGCTGTCTATCATAGCAGAGCTACTGTACATCATTTTGCTTCTGGCTGGAGCCATTCTTATGTCAATAGAAGTGTGCTACTACACTGCTGCCATTGATGGCCTAAAGATCAACGCCTTTTCTGCAGTGGTCACCGTACTAGCAG GTCTTCTGGGCATGGTTGCTCACATGATGTACACCACTGTATTTCAAATGACTGTCAACCTTGGTCCTGAAGACTGGAGACCTCACACATGGGATTATGGCTGGTCCTATTG CCTCGCATGGGGTTCCTTCGCTTGCTGTATGGCTGCAGCTGTCACGACTATTAACAAATATACAAAAACTACTTTGGAAttcaagcacaaaagaaaaaagctggaaagGAGTTTAAAGATTAAATACAAGTTTCCTGATCCTGCAGCTCCAGAGAAAGCTTGCAATGTGTATGTGAACTCTTTTCACAAAACTACAGAGGACCCTGCACACCCAATAAAAGGCTTGCATCACCTGGCCAATATATCAATTCTGTAA